The following is a genomic window from Niveispirillum cyanobacteriorum.
GGCTTTCGCCGGGATGACGAAGAGAGGGGGGATGACGAGGCGAGTGGATCGGCTTGGGCCGACGGGGCCGACAGGTCGGGCAACTCGGCGGCGAGGGTGGGGTCTTCGGCGGTGGGGGCGGTCAGGGGATCGAGGCGGATGGCGTCGGCATCGTCCGGCGAAAACCAGCCCGACGGGATGCGAGCATAGCCGGGCTTGGGCTTTTTTTCCGCCGGTTGCAGCAGGTCCCCGCCCAGGCCGAGACGGTCGGCAGCCCAAAGGGTGGCGCGCATGTCGCCGCTGGCCACGGCATGATAGATGCTGTCGACCACCAGGGTGCGCAGGGAGACGAAACGGCTTTCCGCCTCCCGCCGCAGCAGGGCACGTTCTTCAGCGATGCGGCGGCGCAGATTGTGGGAGCGCTGCAAGGCGCGCCAGATGGTGGTGCGCGACACGCCATATTCCGCCGTTATCTCCTTGATCTTGCGGCCCGCCGCAATGTGGAAGGCGATCTTGGCCCAAGCGACATCCGTCACCTTGCGGGAGGTGTAACCCTCCGTCAGATGCTCATCGGGAGCGAAGCCGACATCTTCGGTGAAGGGCTTGGTATGAAGGTCGGAGGAGCCGCGCCACCAGGCCTCTGCCTGTTCCTGCGGCGTCAGGGTGGGGTGGTCGGTATCGTAGGGATTATGGGACAAGGACATGGGCCGGTGCTCCCGAAGGCAAGGGATGGGTCCATGATCCTAGCAGATTATGGGAATATATTCCATGGATGGGATGGACACGCTGTTGACCATCTTCCCCTTCGTCATCCCGGCGAAAGCCGGGATGACGAAGGGGGGCGGGATGAAGAAGGGAGAGCAGGAAGACGAAGGATGGGGGGGGTAAGGCCCCCCTTACCGCTTGCCGCCCATAACAATGTCGCCCAGGGGACCCAGGACACTGCCTTCGCCCTTGCCGGCCCCCGGCATGGCGGCGGAGAGCATGCGGCCGGCCAAGCGGGAGAAGGGCAAGGACTGGATCCAGACGCGGCCGGGGCCGCGCAGGGTGGCGAAGAACAGCCCCTCCCCGCCGAACAGGACGGATTTCACGCCGCCGACCTGTACCAGATCGAAATCGATATCGGGCGTGAAGGCGGCCACGCAGCCGGTATCGACATGCAGCACCTCCCCCGGTGCCAATTGCCGTTCCATGACGGTGCCGCCGACATGGGCGAAGACCCAGCCGTCGCCCGTCAGGCGCTGCATGATGAAGCCTTCACCGCCAAACAGGCCCGTCAGGATCCGGCGCTGAAAATGAATGCCGATCGAGACGCCCTTGGCCGCCGCCAGGAAACTGTCCTTCTGGCAGATCAGGCCACCGCCCAGATCAGCAAGGTTGAGGGGCAGGATGGTGCCGGGGAACGGGGCCGCGAAGGCCACGCGGGCCTTGCCGCGTCCCTGTTGGGTGAAGACAGTGGTGAACAGGCTTTCGCCGGTCAGAACGCGCTTGCCAGCGCCGATCAGCTTGTCCAGGAAGCCGCCCGATTCGTTGCCATCGCCAAAGATGGTATTCATCTCGACGGTCGGGTCCTTGTAGACCATGGCCCCAGCCTCGGCGATCGCACTTTCGCCGGGGTCCAGTTCGACCTCCACGAACTGCATCTCCTGCCCGTGGATCTTGAAATCAATCTGGTCGGCGCGGGAGTAGCGGCCGCCGCCACGCGTCGGGGGCGGCGGGGCACCTGGGCTGCCCCAGGGACTGTCCTGCGGCGACAGTTCGGCCACGGCGCGCACCGGCAGCCATTCGGCCATGCCATTGCGCCAGCAGAAGGCATCCGGATGGGCGCGCACATAATCCAGCGCCGCCTGCCCGTCCAGCGGGCCGACCCGGTCGTCATCATCGTGGAAGAACCATTGCGTCATGATGTGTCACCCCCCGTTTGCCAGGCCGCCGGTGCGGCGCGTCATCATGCATATCGGGTTGAGACCGAACAAGAAAAAGGCCGGCTGCGCGTGGCGAGCCGGCCAATTTCCACACGACACAAGGTGCCGGTTACTCTTCGTCCTCGGCCACCGCCGGGTCCATATCCTCGTCCACGGCGTCCATGTCCGGGGTTTCCGGTTCCGGGCGGCCACGGCGGGCGCGTTCCAGGGCGGCGTCCAGTTCACGCTGGCTGCACAGACCCAGCAGGACCGGGTTGCGCGCCTTGATATTGGCGGCGTTCCAGTGGGTCTTATCGCGCACGGCGGCGATGGTCGGCTTGGTGGTGCCGATCAGCTTGCAGATCTGCGCATCCGACAGTTCCGGATGGGCCTTCAGCAGGTGGGCGATGGCATCCGGCTTGTCCCCGCGCTTGGTCACCGGGGTGTAGCGCGGACCCTTGGACCGGGCCACCGGCTGCGGCAGGTCCTGCACACGCATACGCAGCTTCAGGTTGGGGTTGGCTTCGACGCGGGCGATCTCTTCCGCCGTCAGTTCGCCGCCGGCCACCGGGTCACGGCCAACCATGCCCACCGCCACTTCGCCGTCGGCAATGGCCTGCACTTCAAGCTCATGCATGCCGCAGAATTCCGCAACCTGCTCGAAGGTGAGACTGGTGTTCTCGACCAGCCAGACGGCGGTGGCCTTCGGCATCAGGGGCTGTGCCATGCTTCCTCCTCAAACGCTTCGCCGGCACCCAGCCGGCAGAAAATCAATCCGTTAACGCAAAAGCCGCCCGTCGCGCGCGGGAGGGGCCCCGCGCAGCCAACCGGACGGACAAGTCAACGACCCGTTCACCTATAGCGTTCCGAGACGGGACAAGCCACGGGATTTTTAAGGGTTGGGTGTAACGGGATTACAGAACCAGCATGATCTTACCGATATGGGTAGAGCTTTCCATCAACCGGTGGGCGTCGGCAGCGGCATCCAGGGGGAATGTTTTGGCAATCACGGGGCGCACCTGACCACCCGTTACCAGCGGCCAGACCTTTTCCCGGACGGTCGCCGCCAGCGCCGCCTTCTGCGCGGTTGTGCGGGCGCGCAGGGTGGAGCCGGTCAGGGTCAGCCGCTTCATCATGATGGGTGCCAGATTCACCTCCACCTTGGGTCCACGCAGGAAGGCGATGGAGACGTGACGGCCTTCCAGCGCCAGACAGTCGATGTTGCGAGGCAGGTAATCGCCGCCCACCATATCCAGAACGACATTGACGCCCTTGCCACCCGTGGCTTCTTTCACCACCGAAACGAAATCCTGGGTCTTGTAGTCGATGGCATGATCGGCACCTAGGCTGCGGCAGGCCTCCACCTTGTCGGCCCCGCCGGCGGTGGCGAAGACGGTGGCGCCCAGGGCCTTGGCAAGCTGAATGGCGATGGTGCCGATGCCCGACGTGCCGCCATGCACCAGGAAGCTCTCACCCGCCGACAGGCCGGCGCGTTCGACCACATTGGTCCAGACAGTGAAAACCGTCTCCGGCAAGGCGGCGGCCTGCACCATGTCCAGCCCATCGGGCACGGGCAGCACCTGTCCCGCCGGGGCCGTGGCATAGTCGGCATAGCCGCCACCACCCAGCAGGGCGCAGACCCTGTCGCCCACCTGCCAGCCCGTCACGCCGTCGCCCAGGGCCGCGATGGTGCCGGACACTTCCAGGCCCGGCAGGTCCGACGCACCGGGCGGCGGCGGGTAAAGACCCTGACGCTGCACCACATCGGGCCGGTTGACGCCCGCAACTTCCACCTTGATCAGCACCTCGCCAGCGGCCGGTTGGGGGACGGGCCGCGTGGTGGGCACCAGGACCTCTGGCCCGCCGGGCTGCGTGATCTCAACGGCGCGCATGGTGGTGGGCAGGGTCATCGGTCGGTTCCTTCATGCTTCGGGGTGGCGGCCAACGGCGTGATACCGCAGAATGGCGCCAAGACTAGAGCGTATTTCCGTTGACCGGAAACACGCTCTAGCAGTTCGTAGTCCTCAGTCGCCGGAGCTGCATCCGCAGCTTGGCTTTCGCCGCACGAGCGGCGCGGCGGCAGTCGCCGCCGGAGCGGTTTTCCAATCAAAGGAAAACCGCCCTAAAGATAGGGATGGAACCGATGGCTTTCGACCTGGATGAATTGCTGCCCACCAAGAAAGTGTCCAAGCCCGTGGACCTGCCCAGCCTGTCGGTCGGCGACCTGCAGGACTATATCGCGGCGCTGGAGGCCGAGATTGTGCGCGTGAAGGGCGCCATCAAGGACAAGCAGGAAGTCGCGGCGGCAGCGGCGGCGTTCTTTAAGAAGTAGAAGGGTGGCAGGCTGGGCGGTTCCGGTCTATCATCAGGGCTGGAGGTTCCCCATGCCGGATGTCGGCAATACACAATACCCGACCGCCGACGATGCGGAGCCGCGGCTTGCACGTGAGCGACGCCTTTTGGACGAGGCGCGCGCCGAGGCCGCACGGGGACTGTTGTTGAGCGGGCCGGAGGTTGAGGCGTGGCTGGACGCGCTGGATGGTGATGTTTCGCTGCCGCCACCAAAAGCAGCTGAGCGCAGAGCCGGGAGATAGGAACATTGCCCCGGCAGTTATCATTCACGCCGTCTGCCCTGCGTGATCTAGCTGCCATACGCGACTGGTTGCTGCAACCGGGCTCCGGGCAGAAGGCGAGAGCCAAGTTGCGCCATATCCGAAGCGCCATGCGGGAGCTTGCCACCAATCCCGTTCTCTGGCCGGTTGGCGCGCATCCGGGCGTACGGGAAATCCCTGTCGATGGCTACCGCGTCATGTATGAGGTCCATCCCGATACGGGGGATGTGGAGACCGCAGGCGATATCAGGATTTTGCGGATATTCGGACCGGGGCAGGACCGGTCGCAAATGTAATCAGTTTCGAAACGCCGCCAGCACATAGACCCTGAGCGCGCTGGACAGATTGCCGGTGCGGGTGGCGTCGATGCGTTCGATCAAAGCGTTGACGGAGACGCCTTCCGCCGCCGCCAGTTCCTTCAGCGCGTCCCAGAAGGGTTCTTCCAGAGTGACGCTGGTCGGATGGCCGGCGACCATGACGGAGCGTTTGCGCACTTCGGTCATTTTTCTTGCTCCGCCTGTCGCCGGCCTGGGCTACGCCCTGTCACGTCAGATGCTCTCGCGCCAGATAGTCCTGGCTTTGCATTTCCATCAGGCGGCTGATGGTGCGCTGAAACTCGAACGCGTGGGTGCCTTCGGCATAGATGCGTTCGGGGGCCACCTCGGCGGCGATGATGGTGTTCACCTTATGCTCATAGAGCGCGTCGATCAGGGTCATGAAGCGCTTGGCCTCATTACGCAGTGCCTCTGGCAGGCGGGGCACCATGTCAATCAGGACGGTGTGGTAATGGGTGGCGATGGCGAGGTAATCGCCGGCCCCGAGAGGCCTTGCGCAGAGTTCGTCAAAGGTGAACCAGGCCACCCCCTTGGCACAGCGCGGCACATCCACGCGGCGGCCCTGCACCGTCAGGTGCGTGGCAGTGGGCGTGGCATTGTCGGTCAGGTCAGCGAAGGTCTGGGCCATGGCCTGTGCCGTGCCCGCCGTCAGCGGATAGTGATAGACCTTGGCCCCCATCAGCCGGGCCAGACGGTAATCCCGCGCCGAGGCCAGATGCAGCACATCCAGCCGTTCCTTCAGCAGGGCGATGAAGGGCAGGAACAGCTGCCGGTTCAGGCCATCCTTGTACAGATCTTCGGGGGGCCAGTTGCTGGTCGCCACCACCACCACGCCCAGATCGAACAAAGCCGTGAACAAGCGACCCAGGATCATGGCGTTGGTGATGTCGGTGACGTGGAATTCGTCAAAACAGAGCAGCCAGCCCTCCGCCGCGATCTCCTTGGCGACCTCCACCACCTCGTCGCCCTTGGCGCGGCCTTCGCCCCGGATGGCGTGGAGCCGTTCATGCACGCGCAGCATGAAGGCGTGGAAATGCACCCGCACCTTCTCCTCCACCGGGGCGGTTTCGAAGAACAGGTCCATCAGCATGGATTTGCCGCGACCGACATCGCCATAGATGTAAAGGCCCTGGGGGGCGGGATCGGGCCGGCGCGTCAAGCCCAGGCGCGCCCGCCAGCCGGTCTGTCCGGTCGCAGGCCGATAGCCCTTCAGGGCATGCCAGAGGCTTTCCAGCTTCTCCGCCGCCAGTTCCTGGGCCGGATCGGCCTTCAGCGTGCCGGTGCCGCGACGGGCGCGGTAGACGGAAAGGGGGCCGTCGGTCATGGGCTGTTCATGAGCAAGGTCAAGGATTTGCGCCTGAACAGGTAAAGCCCGCCCGCCCCCTTCGCAAGCGCGGCATGGACGACCCTGCCCTGTGGCATCATCGGGTATGCTGAAATTGGTCGTTACATTTTAAACAAATTCGTGTGAAATCTTTGCAGCCATGAATATGCCCATCCGCCCCACGCTGGCCGCCATTGCGGCCCTTTTCGTGTTTCTGGTCGCCTTGCCGGCGGCCAGCGCAGGCGCGGCCTGCCACCTGCGCATTGTGTGGACGGAGTTGCCGCCCTATCAGACGGTGGGCGCGGATGGAAAGCCGTCGGGCATCGATATCGAACTGGTAAGCGAGGCCAGCCGGCGCATGCCCTGCGCCATCGACTGGGAATTTGCACCACGTCCGCGCGCCCTGCTGCTGGTGCAGGAGGGCAAGGCCGATGCGGTCGTCGGCGTGGGCCGCACCGTGGAGCGGGAGGCGTTCGGCATCTTCTCCCAGCCCATCCGCGAGGGGCGCAATGTCCTGATCGTGCGCAAAGGCTATGCCGCCAAGTTCCCCTATCAGAACCTGACGTCCCTGGCGGCCAGTCCGTTCCGGCTGGGTGTGGTATCGGGGTCCCGCTACAGCCAGGAATTCGAGGATCTGACGCGCAGCGGCGCTCTCTCCGATAATATCATCCCGGTTCAGAACGGGGAGAGCGCCATGGCCATGCTGATGCGCGACCGCATCGATGGGTTCATCGATGGGTACCGTATCGCGCTGAACCGTGCGGCGCAGCTGGGTCTGGCGGACGATATCGATGTGCATCCGATGTTCGTCAATGAACACAAGGCCTTCGCCCTGTTCAGCCAGGCCGCCAATATCGACCCCGCCATCATCACCCGCTTCAATGCCGTGATCATGGGGATGGAAGCCGATGGCACCATTACCCGCATCATCAGCAATTACGGCAGTTGAAACCCGCGCACGGATGGGGGATCGTGGGCATATGCCGCCCGCCGCCCTGCCCCGCCCCCATCCCTGATGACCGACCGGCCCGACAAAGCGCTGCCGGTTGAGGCCTATGAACGGGCCAAGGAACTGGCCCGCAGCGGCGCCCCGGCCCAGCGTGCCGAACTGGCGCTGCAACCGGAAACACCGCCGGAACTGCTCTATTATCTGGCCGATGATGACGATCCGCTGGTCCGCCGCGCCGTCGCGTTCCGGTCCGAAACGCCGGTGCAGGCCGCACCCAGGCTGGCGCGTGATCTGGACACGGAAGTACGCGTGCTGCTGTCGCGCAAGCTGGCGCGGGCATTGCCGCACCTGACGGGGGCGGAGCATGCGGCCATCCGGGACCTGGCCCACCACGCCCTGACCATGCTGGCCGCCGATCAGGTGGTGCGGGTGCGCGCCGCCTTGGCCGGGGCGCTGCGCGATGTCGCATCCGCCCCGCCCGGCCTGATCGCCGGTCTGGCCCGCGATGTGGCGCGGGAGGTGGCGGAACCCATTCTGCGCGGCTGCGTCAATCTGGCGGACGAAGAACTGGTCGCCATCATCGCGGCCCAGCCCGTGCCCTGGGTCCTGGAGGCCATCGCGCGGCGCGACCATGTCTCCGCCCCCGTCGCAGAGGCGGTAGCGGCGACGGGCGACCCGGTGGCCACCGCCAGCCTTCTGGCCAATCCCGGTGCGGCCCTGTCCGACCGGGCCATGTCACGGCTGGTGGAAAAGCCCTTGTCCGCGATGGACATGACCAAAACAACCGCCAAGCCGCTGCTGCCGCCCTCGCTGCTGGGCAAGCTGGCCCGGATTGTCGAGGACAGTATCAAGGGCGAACTGGCAGGCCAGGGGTTTGACCGGCAGGAACGGCAGGAGGTGGTGGAGGTTACCCAGCGCCGCCTGGACTGGGCCCGCGATTACGTGAAGCGGGAACCGCCCGAGGCCAAGGCCGCCCGCCTGAAGGCCGAAGGCAAGCTGGACGAGGCCGCCATCTGGGATGCCCTGTCCTGGGGCGACAAGCCGTTCGTGCGGGAAGCACTGGCCCTGCGCGCCGATCTGCCAGCAGAGCTGGTGCAGCGGATCATCGATACGCAGAGCGCCAGGGCCATCACCGCGCTGGCCTGGCGCGCGGGACTGTCCATGCGCTGCGCCCGGCTGTTACAGCTTAAATCCGGCCTGCCGCCGCCCAAGCTGCTGAATGCCCGGCATGGGGTGGATTACCCGATGAATGAGGCGGAGATGCGCTGGCAACTGGGGCTGTTCGGGGTGGAATAGGGTGACTTTCGTTGCCTCAAGCGCCGGCGCCGCATCCGCGGCTTGGCTTCACGCGCCACGTGGCGCGCGGCGGCGGTCGCCGCCGAATCAACGGTCAAAAACCGTGACCGCTGATTTTATTCAAACGTGCGCAGCGCCGCCGGGGCGCCTTTCAGGTGCTTGACCAGCAGGCTGACGATTTCCTCCATCTGGGTGCGGACCTTGTCCAACTCCATGGAGGTCTTGTCGTCCAGTGCCGCTTCCATCAGCATCATGTCGAAATCATTCAGCAGGCTTTGCAGGCTTTCATGCTCCGCCTCCAGAATGTCATAGGCGCCGAGCGCATGGATCAACAGTTCGGGCGGATCACGGAAGAAAGCTAGGCTCATGCGCGTAAAGCTGGTGATGGAGCGCAGGCGCATGCGGATCAGCCAGCCGCGCAGGTCGGCCGGCACGCCTCGGTTGGGCGCTTCTTCGGCCTTGTCCGTGATGGTGAAGATCAGGGCCTGGATTTCAAGATAGCGGGCGCGCGCCTTCTTGAAATCGGGGAAGGTGGCCAGCTTCACCCCTTCCTGCTTTTCAAACAGGCTGACGGCACCGGCCAGCGACTGCGACAGATGCCGCAATACCGTCGCCCGCTGTGCCGCATCCTGTTCGTAACGCATGAATATCCCCGTGTGCCTCAACTTTTCTAATGTCGCGCACTCTATCCGGGGAAGGCAAGCAGCACCACCATGCCTTAAGGATGGCACCGAAAGGCCGCCCCCCGCCGAAAGCGCGGGGTCAGCCCCCGCATCCCCGTCGCTTGTCGCAGCATCGGCCCGATGGTAGAGCAGCAGGCATGATGCAGCCCCTGGCCCGCCCCCTTCCCTACCCAAGCCCCGACGCGCAGCAGCGCGATGCGGGACAGGTGGTGCTGGTCGTGCGCGATCTGGTGGTGACGACGCTGATCGGCATCTATGACTATGAATATGTGAAGCCGCAGCGCCTGCGCCTGAACCTGGAACTGGCGCTGACAGCGGCCACGGACCAGCCTTGGACCCATGCCGATCTGGTGGCCACGGCCAGCCGCATCGTCACCGACGGCCATACCAACCTGCTGGAATGTCTGGCCGAACGTCTGGCCACTACCCTGCTGTCCGACGGTCGCGCCGCCATGGCCCTGATCCGCCTGGAAAAGCTGGACGCGTTCGCGGAATGCGAAGCGGTCGGTGTGGAGATCGTGCGAGCGGCGTAGAAAGCAAAACGCCACGCCCTGATTTTGGGCGTGGCGTCTTTTGTCAATCAGGGAACTGGATCAATAATCCTTGCCGTGATTGGCATCATATGGACCTGTCGGCATACCGTGACCGGGGGCGTACAGAGCCATGCTGTTGGCCTGATTGGCCAGCGGCAGATAGCTGGGCTTAGCCCGCTCCACCGCCGCAATAACTGCCTGGGCAATCAGGCTGGCCAGCAGGTTGCCGCCGCTGTTCTGTGCCTGCGGGGAATAGGCCAGGGTGACCTCATCCGTCCAGATTGTCTGGCCGGTCTTGCCATGCTTCAGCACATAAGACAGGGAGACGGTCGTCGTGGTGGCCAGAACGGCATAGGCCGAATCCCACTTTTCCAGCGACACGAACATGACCGCATCGGCACCAAACAGATTGGCGACCCGTGTCGGGTCGGCGGAATGGACGAGGTTGGCATCGGCCAGCCCCTCATCCTCCATGAACCGCTTCACCATATGGACGGGGAAGACGTAATAGCCCTTCTCCGCCAGGGCACCCGGCAGGGTAACCAGGAAATTGTCAGCCGCGTCGACCTGCGTGCTTTTGTTGACCACGGGCACGACGACGATGGAACGCGGGTGCTGGTCACGGAACGCGCTGAAATCCTTCTTGGGAATTTCCGGCGTGGCGCAGGCGGACAGGCCCAGCAGCAGCAGGCCCGCCGAGAGGAGTTTGATCATCCGCATCGGTCTATCCTCAGCTGGTCTTGGGGGCGGCGGTGCCATTGCGGGCCGCCGTGATAGCCTTGTCCATAAAGACGGTCGATTCCGGCCAGGCCGTCTTCTCCCGCTCGAACATGGCAACAGCGCCAGGGACATCACCCTTGGCCAGGCGCACATATCCCAGTTCAGCGAAGACACCGGGGGCGATCTTCTGCGTCTTCGGATCGGTGACCGCCAGCCGTTCCAGCTCTTCCTGGTACTGCGCCAGCTTGGTCGCGTCCTGCTGATAATCGTAGAGGGTCAGGGCGTAGTTGCCCCACATGTATTTGCCGGTCGGCGGCTGAGCGCAGCCAGCCAGAGCCGCGACCATCGCCGCGGCCAATATCATTCTATTCTTCATGATCAGGGCACCGTGATGGTCTTGGTCACCTCGTCACCGAGATAAACCGTGGTTTCGTAAACGACGCGTCCCATGTCCTGGATGGTCACTTTGTGGGTGCCGCGATCCAGTTGGAGCTTTGCCTTAACGCCGTCATAGGCAGCAGCGGGGCCGATCTGCACCCCATTCACCAGCAGCACAGCCGTGGGAGACGCGTTGGCGATGGCGATAGCCGGACGCGAATCAACAGTTTTGACACTCGAATTCGGATACGAACACCCGGCGAGTACAAGAGTGAAGAGCGCGAATATTGTCCGCTTCATCTTAAACCTCCTACTGGCTTTCGCCGACGATGAGAGCGGCCTGACCAGCCGCGGCCAGCGAGCCGGAGAGGACGCGGGCCACGGCCCCCTCGTTCACTTCACTGTCGCCGAACGTGGATTCCACCTCGATATCCACCAGCTTGGTGGGCGGCAGCTCAATCTCGAAGCCCGTCTGCGGGCTTTTGACCCGTTCACCGGGCTTCAGAACGGCAAGACGGTCACCCGCCTTGACACCCTGCCGGGCACCACCGCTGATGAAGACACGAGCGCCGTCAACCTTCAGGACATCCGCACGCCAGGGGCGGGATTCCAGCTTGGCCACCAGACCATTCATCATGTCAGAAATGGCGGCGCCGATTGCCTTGTCATTCAAGGTCGCGTCATAGGCGGCCTGACTGCCGAACCCCATGACAGTGCCGTTTTCCACTGCCGCCTCACCCACACCGGAGGTCGTGAAGAAGGCCACGCCCGTGCGCACATCGACAACGCGGACTTCGACCTTGGCGCGAGCAACTTGCTTCTTGGTGTTGCTGAGGAAGCCGGACTGCCCCTCGGTCTGGCGGCCAAACTCCGTCAGTGATCCGATGATCAGAACATCCGCGCCGACAATGTTGCCGGCCGTGCCACCTAACTTCTGCTCGCCCTTGATGATGTCGAGATCCGAGCGTTCAAGCACGACGAACTTGCCGGAATCGACCAGACGCGCGGACAGCATGTCGGACGTCTGACGGCCCAAGGGATCAATCTGATCCGCCGTCAGCAGCGCCTTGCCATAGCGGGTTTCGTTGGTGAAACGCCCGATGGCGATTTTACGCTTCAAGGCCTTCACAGCGGGCGGCGCCTGCTGTGCCACCTGCTGCGCCTGAGCAACCTGTTGTGGAGCCTGCACAACCGCCGGCGGCGTGGCCGGCGTCGCGCATCCCGCGAGTAGAGCAACAGCGCCAACCAATGATATGGATATCGCACTTCGCGACATACCTTGAATAGAGCAGCCCCTCAAAACAACCTCCCCACAGAATGATAGGGGTGAGGCTATCAAATCATGAATTATACAAAAATGCTGATTTTACATAAAATTCAACATAATATTATTGACAAATATTAAGACGAATTCTGAAAATAAAATATTACAATAAGTAAAAATCAAACAATTTTGGGTGCATTATGTTTGACTGCACGGGTATGTGAACCAGAAGTGTGCTTCCGGTAAACGGAAGCACACCCTTTGAGCTGATCAACCCTACTCCACCCCACCCGCCAGCACCTGTACCGTCAGGCCGCCGGTGGTGCGCAGGGTTTCGACCACGCGTTGGGCGTGGCGTTTGGACCGGCATTCGATGGTCAGGTCGATGTCGGTAGCCTTGACTGTCGTGGTCGTGAACAGGCGCTGGTGCGAGGCCTCGATGATGTTGCCGCCGGCTTCGCCCACCAGACCGGTGATGCGGGACAGGGCACCCGGACGGTCGGGGATGGCGATACGCACGGCGATCAGGCGGCTTTCACGCACCAACTGGCGCATGATCACCTGGGCCAGCAGGCGGCTGTCGATATTGCCGCCGCACAGGACCAGACCGACCTTCGATCCCTGGAACAGCTGCGGGTGGGTCAGCAGCGCCGCCAGACCCGCCGCACCGGCCCCTTCGGCGACGGTCTTTTCGATGTTCAGGAACAGGGCCACCGCCTCTTCCACCGCGACATCGGGAACCAGCACCACCTGATCCACCAGGGCGCGGCAGATATCCAGGGTCAGGGCGCCGACATTCTTCACCGCGATGCCTTCGGCGATGGTGTCGCCGCCCACCTGGATCGGTTCGCCCTTCAGCGCCTGGGCCATGGCGGGATAGGCTTCCACCTCCACCCCGATGATGCGGATGGCGGGATTCAGGGCCTTGGCCGCGACCGCGATGCCGCTGATCAGGCCGCCACCGCCGACCGGCACCACCAGCGTGTCCAGGTGCGGCACAGCGTCCAGCATTTCCAGACCGATCGTGCCCTGGCCGGCGATCACGTCGGGATCGTCATAGGGGTGGACGAAGACCAGCCCCTCCTCGCGGGACAGTCGTTCGGCCTCTGCCGCTGCCTCGGCCAGGACGGTGCCTTTCAGGACGACGCGGGCGCCATGTTCCTCGGTCCGTTCCACCTTGGTG
Proteins encoded in this region:
- a CDS encoding TIGR00266 family protein — encoded protein: MTQWFFHDDDDRVGPLDGQAALDYVRAHPDAFCWRNGMAEWLPVRAVAELSPQDSPWGSPGAPPPPTRGGGRYSRADQIDFKIHGQEMQFVEVELDPGESAIAEAGAMVYKDPTVEMNTIFGDGNESGGFLDKLIGAGKRVLTGESLFTTVFTQQGRGKARVAFAAPFPGTILPLNLADLGGGLICQKDSFLAAAKGVSIGIHFQRRILTGLFGGEGFIMQRLTGDGWVFAHVGGTVMERQLAPGEVLHVDTGCVAAFTPDIDFDLVQVGGVKSVLFGGEGLFFATLRGPGRVWIQSLPFSRLAGRMLSAAMPGAGKGEGSVLGPLGDIVMGGKR
- a CDS encoding DUF1013 domain-containing protein codes for the protein MAQPLMPKATAVWLVENTSLTFEQVAEFCGMHELEVQAIADGEVAVGMVGRDPVAGGELTAEEIARVEANPNLKLRMRVQDLPQPVARSKGPRYTPVTKRGDKPDAIAHLLKAHPELSDAQICKLIGTTKPTIAAVRDKTHWNAANIKARNPVLLGLCSQRELDAALERARRGRPEPETPDMDAVDEDMDPAVAEDEE
- a CDS encoding NAD(P)H-quinone oxidoreductase, yielding MTLPTTMRAVEITQPGGPEVLVPTTRPVPQPAAGEVLIKVEVAGVNRPDVVQRQGLYPPPPGASDLPGLEVSGTIAALGDGVTGWQVGDRVCALLGGGGYADYATAPAGQVLPVPDGLDMVQAAALPETVFTVWTNVVERAGLSAGESFLVHGGTSGIGTIAIQLAKALGATVFATAGGADKVEACRSLGADHAIDYKTQDFVSVVKEATGGKGVNVVLDMVGGDYLPRNIDCLALEGRHVSIAFLRGPKVEVNLAPIMMKRLTLTGSTLRARTTAQKAALAATVREKVWPLVTGGQVRPVIAKTFPLDAAADAHRLMESSTHIGKIMLVL
- a CDS encoding DUF1192 domain-containing protein; the protein is MAFDLDELLPTKKVSKPVDLPSLSVGDLQDYIAALEAEIVRVKGAIKDKQEVAAAAAAFFKK
- a CDS encoding type II toxin-antitoxin system RelE/ParE family toxin; its protein translation is MPRQLSFTPSALRDLAAIRDWLLQPGSGQKARAKLRHIRSAMRELATNPVLWPVGAHPGVREIPVDGYRVMYEVHPDTGDVETAGDIRILRIFGPGQDRSQM
- a CDS encoding ribbon-helix-helix domain-containing protein, whose amino-acid sequence is MTEVRKRSVMVAGHPTSVTLEEPFWDALKELAAAEGVSVNALIERIDATRTGNLSSALRVYVLAAFRN
- the zapE gene encoding cell division protein ZapE; the encoded protein is MTDGPLSVYRARRGTGTLKADPAQELAAEKLESLWHALKGYRPATGQTGWRARLGLTRRPDPAPQGLYIYGDVGRGKSMLMDLFFETAPVEEKVRVHFHAFMLRVHERLHAIRGEGRAKGDEVVEVAKEIAAEGWLLCFDEFHVTDITNAMILGRLFTALFDLGVVVVATSNWPPEDLYKDGLNRQLFLPFIALLKERLDVLHLASARDYRLARLMGAKVYHYPLTAGTAQAMAQTFADLTDNATPTATHLTVQGRRVDVPRCAKGVAWFTFDELCARPLGAGDYLAIATHYHTVLIDMVPRLPEALRNEAKRFMTLIDALYEHKVNTIIAAEVAPERIYAEGTHAFEFQRTISRLMEMQSQDYLAREHLT
- a CDS encoding substrate-binding periplasmic protein; this encodes MNMPIRPTLAAIAALFVFLVALPAASAGAACHLRIVWTELPPYQTVGADGKPSGIDIELVSEASRRMPCAIDWEFAPRPRALLLVQEGKADAVVGVGRTVEREAFGIFSQPIREGRNVLIVRKGYAAKFPYQNLTSLAASPFRLGVVSGSRYSQEFEDLTRSGALSDNIIPVQNGESAMAMLMRDRIDGFIDGYRIALNRAAQLGLADDIDVHPMFVNEHKAFALFSQAANIDPAIITRFNAVIMGMEADGTITRIISNYGS
- a CDS encoding DUF2336 domain-containing protein, which produces MTDRPDKALPVEAYERAKELARSGAPAQRAELALQPETPPELLYYLADDDDPLVRRAVAFRSETPVQAAPRLARDLDTEVRVLLSRKLARALPHLTGAEHAAIRDLAHHALTMLAADQVVRVRAALAGALRDVASAPPGLIAGLARDVAREVAEPILRGCVNLADEELVAIIAAQPVPWVLEAIARRDHVSAPVAEAVAATGDPVATASLLANPGAALSDRAMSRLVEKPLSAMDMTKTTAKPLLPPSLLGKLARIVEDSIKGELAGQGFDRQERQEVVEVTQRRLDWARDYVKREPPEAKAARLKAEGKLDEAAIWDALSWGDKPFVREALALRADLPAELVQRIIDTQSARAITALAWRAGLSMRCARLLQLKSGLPPPKLLNARHGVDYPMNEAEMRWQLGLFGVE
- a CDS encoding dihydroneopterin aldolase, translating into MMQPLARPLPYPSPDAQQRDAGQVVLVVRDLVVTTLIGIYDYEYVKPQRLRLNLELALTAATDQPWTHADLVATASRIVTDGHTNLLECLAERLATTLLSDGRAAMALIRLEKLDAFAECEAVGVEIVRAA